The Methanomassiliicoccales archaeon genomic sequence TTCATTGACAATCAACTCGTGATCAATCGCTCCTAGCTCCATCCGTTGCCAAAGAAATTCATTTGTTCTCGCAACCCACTCGGCTTCGAGACATTCCCTCCTACCTTTCTGAGCAAATTCGAGAAGAACTTCCCGCATTTTCGCCCTCGCCAGAATGTTCGCCCATGCCTCCTCACAGCTAAGATTCCATGATTTTGCGATTTTTTTGATAATACTTGCATCCTGGATTGAATGCACGTTGAACTTTCCAGTATGATGGTCGAATTCAATGAGCGGCCGGAATTCACCAGGATTGCCGTCTTTCTCGAGTTCAGTCAATTCAATGACCTTGCGCATCTGCTTTGAAGATCCATGAGGCCGGTACAAACCGATTGTAATAACAATATCCGTTGCAGCAAACGCTTCCTTTGGAATGCCCATATCGTGAACGATGCGCTCGTAGACAGACCTCGCCGATTCGCCATGTATCGTCCCAAGAACGGAAGATCCTGCTTTTCCAGTCCGCATACTTTCGTAGAGTGTAATAGCCTCTTTCCCGCGCACCTCTCCTAGAACAATTGCAGATTCACCGAGTCTCAACGAAACACGGAGTGCTTCGTCAGTCTTTTCTTCTCTTTCAACACCGATTTCATTTTCGACAAGTATTGACTGGATCTTGTAGCCAAGCTGCTGGAGCTTCCTTATCGGTAATTCTGGTGTATCCTCGATCGCGATAATCCTCTGAGTTCTTGGAAGTTCGAATAGCGTTGCGCCCAACAAAGCAGATTTTCCTGCTCCCCGGGGTCCACAGATCAATATCGTCGCACGACCATCTATCAAAAAAGAGATGAGAGCAGCGACGAAACAATCAACTGTCTCGTTAAACGCGAGCTTAGGCAGTGTCCATGGAAGCCGTGAGTGTCTTCTCAGGGCGATCGCAGTGCCCATAGGGCTCAATGGGGGACCGATTACGGTCGCGCGAGTATCAAAACCAGCGACATCGATCTCCATTACAGGAAAGGCCTCGGAAAAAGGCCTCCTGCTATATTGCCTGAATCTCGAGACGAGCCCTTCAATTTCTGAGTTTGTCGCAAGGACATTTGTGGCACATCTCACGATGCTGTTCGACCCAGAAATTCCGTTAAGGGTAACGTAGATGGGATTTTCAGAGGCTGGTGCATCAATGTAAACATCCTCGATGTGATCATCCGATAACATTGTTTCAAGGATTCCTAGCCCCACTGTGTATCTCGATACTACCGCCGCTAGCCGTTCTAGCAGTTGTTCGCTGGTTACTCCATACTTGTGTCGAAGTGCAATTCCGTTATCGGTGAGCGATGTGATCACTTGAAGGGAAGTTGATTGGATATACGAGTTGAGTTCATCGAAGGAAAGGGAGAACTCTCTCGGCGGATTTTCTGCCAGGTGTTCGATCGTTTTTCGAACAATTCGTGTTAGTTCGTTTGGAAGATCATATTCCCACGGTGTAATATGATAAAGGTACTCGATCCCCTCATTCAGAGAGAAAATCTGGACATGCGCATCTTTAATATCGTAGTCTTCAATCTTTTTAGCGTTTCTGGGAATATTCCTGATCAGCCAACATCCTGAATAATGTGGCCTATGAGTACTCCTCTCAGCGATGAGTTTGTCGAATCCCTTCTTCGCAGTACCCCGCTGATCAGTGCTCAATTGACGACTCGAACTAGAAGGTCTGATAACGACATTCACCATCAGTTATCACCACCTTGAAGAGTTCCCTAGCGACAATTCGTTCAATCGCTTCAATTTCCGCACTTGCACACTTAAGCCAAAATTCAAGCCTCTCTGAACAGTCCTGGCATTTTTCAGATCGGTTAATAAGCTGGCTGTTCAAGTGAAGCCTCAGGTCCTTAATAGACAATTGATCGATAACATGATCGAATACAGACCATGGGTTTGAATGGCACGAGGCACAGCGCCTATCAGGATTGAAACTCGCAAATGCAGAACAGTATGAACTTTTTATTTTCGAAATATGCTGGAGAATTTTGACAACCGTTCTATCGTATGAGATGTCCTGATCACCCATTAGAAGAATTTCAGTGACACTGGCTTCACTCGAAATAATTCTGAGAACGGATCTGAAGCATCTAGTGTCTCTTAGATCCTGCTTGCCTTGACATTTGCTGCAATTGATTTCAATTCTGCCTTCAGATTTCGTGTACTCGCAGAAACCAGCATCATCATGTGGAGAGAATTTGTTTCTCATATGCTGAAATAATCTTCCACCTTGCCTCATACACCTCGTATGTAATTTGGTTTAGGCATCCATCCAATTATTCATTACAATGAAGCTAATTAGCCAAGGATTTAACCCTTTGATTTGAAAGGTAACATTCCCGAAACGCCGATGTCCTAGAGTGGCGATGTCGTCCAATGTAATACGCGGTTACCGCAGGAAGAGAATTATAAATCAACGACATACGTGGGATTGTGCCTGAGCTCGTAGCACCTGCTGGTTCAAAAGACTCACTCAAGGCTGCAATCCTCGGAGGTGCTGATGCAGTCTATCTCGGCGGAAAAAGATTCGGTGCTAGGAGATTGGCAGAGAACTTTACTCCTGGAGAACTGAAAGCTGCGGTTCGAATCGCCCATGACAATAACGTCAAAGTCTTTGCAACTGTGAATACCCTCATCAAAGAAAAGGAGCTCTCCGCCGTCCTCTCCCATGTCGACTTTCTCGTGTCCATCGACATTGATGCGATTATCATCCAGGATCGAGGGCTTTTGCAGCTGATTAGCGATAATTTTTCAATACCTATTCATGCCTCAACGCAGATGGGTATCCATTCGCCTGAATGTGCCGCTTGGGCAAAGGCCAATGGGATTAGTAGAGCGATTTTGGCAAGAGAATTGACATTCTCCGAACTGAAAAAATTAAGGGAAGATACGGACATAGAACTCGAGATTTTTGTCCACGGCGCGTTGTGTTATTCGTATTCGGGTCAGTGCCTCTTCTCTAGCTTACTCGGCGGACGGAGCGGTAACAGAGGGATGTGTGCACAGCCCTGCCGAAAAATGTACAAGATTGGCAACATGGAAGGTTACATGTTGAGTACCGCGGACCTTTGCGCCATCGACAATTTACCACACTTAATGAAAATCGGAATCGATGCTTTCAAAATCGAAGGGAGGATGAGAAGTCCAGTGTATGTTTATCTGGCATCAAGAATCTATTCAAACGCAATCGCCCGGATAGAAAAAGGAGAAGAGGAGATCATTACCGCGAGGGAGAGAGAGTTACTCGAAACTGTTTTCAATCGAGGATTCACCACTGGATATCTTGATAAGGAACAGATAATGCAGAGGGATTTTCCAGACTCTAGGGGTTTACCACTCGGCACAGGCACGGTGATGAGAGGAGTCCTCCGAATCAAATCTGAATCGATACAGAAGGGCGACGGAATCACTCTATACAAAGACGGAAAGAAAATCGGTGGCTTCGAGGTGGGGCGTATCGGGAAAAGTAGCAATGGATACATTCTGGTTCCGCCATTTAATCTACAAGATGGGGATTATTTTATTTACAAAACGAAAGACCGGGAATTTCCGAAAATTCAAAAAATGATAGAATCGTTCCCGTTCAAGCCAGAAAGAGCAGAGGAAAGACTTGCGAAGCTTGATCTACCTTATAGACGGAGAGAGAAGTCTGAGTGCGAATTGTCCTTTTATATTTCGTCTCTAAAATCGCTCCAGAAGATACTTCCATATGCCACGAGAGTCTATTTTGAATGGAACAAACAGTTCAACGACGCAAAGCGTCTTTGTGAGGATCGGGGAATTGAAATTGTTCTAATGATGCCGAGAATCTCGACGGCAGTGCCAGAAACGCATGAGGAGTCTCTAATGGTATGTACATTGGGGCAGGCTCATAAGTACTCCGATAAGAAACTTTATGGTCATTATTCCCTCAACTTCTTTAATAGCCTCACGATTCCAAAATTGTATCAGTATACGCTCTCCGTTGAATTGAATAGAGACGAAATAAGAGAAACTGCAGAGCATTATTTTGGAAGGCTAGAGATTCTTGCTTTCGGAAAAATCGAACTTATGGTGACGAAAGATCCCACGATCCCCGAAGGAATACTGGTTGACGAGCGAGGGAAGAAATTCGAAGTCTACCGCGATAACCATGGACTCACGCACATTCTCAATTCCGATGACCTAATCCTTCTTGATTATCTCGACGAAATTACGGAAATAGGGATCGACTCGATTGGAATCGATTTGAGAAGGAGAGATTCTGAACTTTGCGAGCTCATCGGCAGGGCGTTCTACGAAAAGAGGGTAGAATTGAAGGATGAGATCAAAAGAAGGTGCAAATCCATCACTCATGGTCACTATTTGAGAGGTGTCTTATAGCCCAATTCTTACCGAGCTCTTAAACCTCGGATGCTGACGAGATATACGAGATATAATTGTAGTGTCAAGAAAAAAAGGCAGGGTTTAGATCATAAAAAGGTCGGGGAATGATGATGCGATCATTGAAAAACGATCATTTCTATTCCATCAAAGAGCATAACGTATTGAGATTGAACAGAGATTCCCAAGCAATCGGGAGTTTTTTTGAAGTCCTACTGAGTCTGATGATCGTAACGGTTGGAATCGTCATTCTATCCGGCGTCATTTTGTCAGGTATAGAAGATTTTGCTGAGTCGGAAGATGACATGGAGAGGGCGCCTGAAAGGATTTGTGAACAATTCTTCTCAGATGACCGATTTTTCAATGAAAATAAAATGCTGGTTATTCCTCCACTCTATAATCTCTCCTCGGTGATCTACGATCCTAGCGGCGCCAACGGCTATAGCATCACTCTCGTCGATATAACGAACCAAGAGAGAACTCTTACTCTTTTGAAGTATGGTGATATCCCTGATGCGCCCGATTCGTTTTTCTACGCCACCTACCCCGTAAGCCTTTCATATCCATCTGAGAAAGTTGGTGCGGGTCTCGTCATAATCGGAGTGTGGTAAAATCAAGCACAAGGTTGAAGCGCAAGCACTGATCTTTGACGCCCTGCTCTTTCTTGTGGTATGCGTGATGATTTCCCTTTCAATATCCAATTTTGCGCTCAGGACTGAAGATGAACAATCTGACTACCTGCAGAGATATACCGAGAATGCGCACCACGTATTACTCATGACGACCGTTGACATCTCCAGTTTTGAAGCATCTGACCTCACCAGAAACAAGTCTCTGAGTATCGCTCACATCTCAGCCCATATTCTGATGAACGGGCTTGGAGAAAATGATACAAAAGTGCTTTATTTTAAATCAATTGCTTGCCACCTTCTTGATCGGTTATTGCCCGCATACCTGGATTATCAATGGAGTGTAAAATGTAGCGGCCACTCATTCGTCGTGTCGTCCGATTATACTGACGATGTGAAAACAAGCAAGTTTGCATCATTCATAGAAGTCTCGGTGAATGAAGGGTCGGACCTCGTCTCTTTTTGCCTTCTTACCTGGATTTCTGGCCAGATGGGTCAAATAAGCTCGTCACCCGATGGGCTATTTCCCCCTGATCATTCCCCTTGCCTCTTTAGTAGTCTTAGCCAATTCTAGATACTGGAAAATGAAGGCAGCAAAGATCGAGACGAAAATCAGTGCAACAAGGAATTCCGATGGAATCGCCTTCAAGAAATTGAGAAATGAAAAAAGAGCGTGATCTCGCGCAATGAAATCGAGTAAAAGAATAATGGCAACGAGACTGAAAAGATAAGATAGCCATCCGAAGACTGTAGTCTTGACACGAATTACTTTGCACTGAGCACCGCAAACCTCACATTTCTCTCGTGAGTACCAATTCTTAGGCCTAAGGATCTTACAATCAGGGCAATAACAGAATTTCATAATCGCACAATCATGTCTATCAATCACTTCGTATTTTCCATTTTTGCCTCTTTCAAGGGGAGTAAATTGATAGGCGAATACGACCGATTCTTTTTCTCAATTTGAGATCGCTCTCCAATTATTCCTAGATTGAATTGGTCAATAAGCTGTTACGCGCCAAACTTTTTCGACCGGTTGGCTTTATCAAGAAGGATCGGCATCAGATCTTTTCCGCGGATCCTCCCCAGGCCCCCCTCAAGGAATGAGGGTTCATCAAACTGCTCGACAGCATCTCTGATTCCGGACTCACAATATATTGTCACAGGAACTGGATCTCCACTGTGATCTCTGATTTCAACAGGAGAGCAATGATCCGCAAGGATCGCGACGACAGTATCCGATGGAATGGATGTCCTCAGATAACCTATCATCGAGTCGACCCGTTCGATTATTTCGATTTTTTTGCGGGCATCACCGTCATGGGAAGCGATATCAGTCGCCTTCACGTTAAGGAGGACGAGGTCTTTTGATTCAAGCAGCTCGGCAACGCGTTCTGCCTTCGCTATCATGTTTGTATCGATACCGCCCGTGGCACCTGGAACATTTGCCACTTCCATGCCACAGATCCTGCATATCCCCTTTACGAGAGAAACCCCTGCAACGCAAGCTGCAGACACTCCCCATTTTTCTTCTAGCCGCTGGATATCAGGAAAGGTGCCAGCCCCTCGAGGCAAAATGA encodes the following:
- a CDS encoding type II/IV secretion system ATPase subunit translates to MVNVVIRPSSSSRQLSTDQRGTAKKGFDKLIAERSTHRPHYSGCWLIRNIPRNAKKIEDYDIKDAHVQIFSLNEGIEYLYHITPWEYDLPNELTRIVRKTIEHLAENPPREFSLSFDELNSYIQSTSLQVITSLTDNGIALRHKYGVTSEQLLERLAAVVSRYTVGLGILETMLSDDHIEDVYIDAPASENPIYVTLNGISGSNSIVRCATNVLATNSEIEGLVSRFRQYSRRPFSEAFPVMEIDVAGFDTRATVIGPPLSPMGTAIALRRHSRLPWTLPKLAFNETVDCFVAALISFLIDGRATILICGPRGAGKSALLGATLFELPRTQRIIAIEDTPELPIRKLQQLGYKIQSILVENEIGVEREEKTDEALRVSLRLGESAIVLGEVRGKEAITLYESMRTGKAGSSVLGTIHGESARSVYERIVHDMGIPKEAFAATDIVITIGLYRPHGSSKQMRKVIELTELEKDGNPGEFRPLIEFDHHTGKFNVHSIQDASIIKKIAKSWNLSCEEAWANILARAKMREVLLEFAQKGRRECLEAEWVARTNEFLWQRMELGAIDHELIVNEFESWVERRLGVGEFS
- a CDS encoding peptidase U32 family protein; the encoded protein is MPELVAPAGSKDSLKAAILGGADAVYLGGKRFGARRLAENFTPGELKAAVRIAHDNNVKVFATVNTLIKEKELSAVLSHVDFLVSIDIDAIIIQDRGLLQLISDNFSIPIHASTQMGIHSPECAAWAKANGISRAILARELTFSELKKLREDTDIELEIFVHGALCYSYSGQCLFSSLLGGRSGNRGMCAQPCRKMYKIGNMEGYMLSTADLCAIDNLPHLMKIGIDAFKIEGRMRSPVYVYLASRIYSNAIARIEKGEEEIITARERELLETVFNRGFTTGYLDKEQIMQRDFPDSRGLPLGTGTVMRGVLRIKSESIQKGDGITLYKDGKKIGGFEVGRIGKSSNGYILVPPFNLQDGDYFIYKTKDREFPKIQKMIESFPFKPERAEERLAKLDLPYRRREKSECELSFYISSLKSLQKILPYATRVYFEWNKQFNDAKRLCEDRGIEIVLMMPRISTAVPETHEESLMVCTLGQAHKYSDKKLYGHYSLNFFNSLTIPKLYQYTLSVELNRDEIRETAEHYFGRLEILAFGKIELMVTKDPTIPEGILVDERGKKFEVYRDNHGLTHILNSDDLILLDYLDEITEIGIDSIGIDLRRRDSELCELIGRAFYEKRVELKDEIKRRCKSITHGHYLRGVL